In Cyanobium sp. AMD-g, one genomic interval encodes:
- a CDS encoding TIGR04283 family arsenosugar biosynthesis glycosyltransferase, whose protein sequence is MTAPSVSIIIPTLNEAGHLGRTLNQLEILDPAADEVIVVDGGSTDATLARAHVHGCRVICCQHVGRAVQMNRGAAEARGEILCFVHADTLVPSDLVLLVRSTLADPATSCGGFIALMRGARSTRWGVSLHNALKTHYAALLFRPHRYVLKGFRVLFGDQVMFCRRRDFERCGGFDDSLPIMEDADLCERLGRLGRIRQLNRVVESSDRRVARWGSWKATGVYLWIGLLWGLGMPAPRLKRFYGDIRE, encoded by the coding sequence GTGACGGCGCCGTCGGTTTCGATCATTATCCCGACCCTCAATGAAGCCGGTCACCTGGGACGCACCCTCAACCAGCTGGAGATCCTCGATCCGGCTGCCGATGAGGTGATCGTGGTGGATGGCGGCAGCACCGATGCCACCCTGGCCAGGGCCCACGTGCACGGCTGCCGGGTGATCTGCTGCCAGCACGTGGGGAGGGCGGTGCAGATGAACCGGGGGGCAGCTGAGGCCCGCGGCGAGATCCTCTGCTTCGTTCACGCCGACACCCTGGTGCCGTCGGATCTGGTGCTGCTGGTGAGATCCACCCTGGCCGATCCGGCCACCAGCTGCGGGGGCTTCATCGCGCTGATGCGGGGTGCCCGGAGCACCCGCTGGGGCGTGAGCCTGCACAACGCCCTCAAGACCCACTACGCAGCGCTGCTGTTCCGGCCCCATCGCTACGTCCTGAAGGGGTTCCGGGTGCTGTTCGGTGACCAGGTGATGTTCTGCCGGCGGCGCGACTTCGAGCGCTGCGGGGGCTTCGACGACAGCCTGCCGATCATGGAGGACGCCGATCTCTGCGAGCGCCTGGGCCGGCTGGGCCGCATCCGTCAGCTCAACCGGGTGGTGGAATCCTCCGACCGCCGGGTGGCGCGCTGGGGGTCCTGGAAGGCCACCGGGGTCTACCTGTGGATCGGCCTGCTGTGGGGCCTGGGCATGCCGGCCCCACGGCTGAAGCGTTTTTACGGCGACATCCGCGAATGA
- a CDS encoding DUF547 domain-containing protein, giving the protein MERWVLGGFPMIDVAAWDGLLRRHVDDRGRVDYATWQRQGAAELEDWLADQRPFDPEPDSRAEAMALWINLYNALVIRQVLARFPLASIRPTFAAVPNWPAFLAFFSRPVISLQGQSLSLNRIEHAILRPRFGDPRLHFALVCAAGGCPLLRPEAYRAERLEAQLEEDALRFLQHPHKLRFDPVNGRLFVSRIFQWYARDFLAVAPSIAAYVGRYRPELALPADVRLSYLPYDWTLNG; this is encoded by the coding sequence ATGGAACGATGGGTCCTGGGGGGTTTCCCGATGATCGATGTCGCCGCCTGGGATGGCCTGCTCCGCCGCCATGTTGACGACCGTGGGCGGGTGGATTACGCCACCTGGCAGCGCCAGGGTGCAGCAGAACTGGAGGACTGGCTGGCGGACCAGCGGCCCTTTGATCCTGAGCCTGACTCCAGGGCCGAGGCCATGGCCCTGTGGATCAACCTCTACAACGCCTTGGTGATCCGCCAGGTGCTGGCGCGCTTCCCGTTGGCCTCGATTCGCCCCACCTTCGCGGCGGTCCCCAACTGGCCGGCGTTCCTGGCCTTCTTCTCGCGGCCGGTGATCAGCCTCCAGGGCCAGTCCCTCAGCCTCAACCGCATCGAGCACGCGATTCTTCGGCCCCGCTTCGGTGACCCTCGCCTCCATTTCGCCCTGGTCTGCGCCGCTGGCGGCTGCCCCCTGCTGCGGCCTGAGGCCTACCGGGCCGAGCGGCTTGAGGCCCAGCTGGAGGAGGACGCCCTGCGCTTTCTGCAGCATCCGCACAAGCTGCGCTTCGATCCGGTCAACGGACGTCTGTTCGTCAGCCGGATCTTCCAGTGGTACGCCCGCGACTTTCTGGCGGTAGCCCCCTCCATCGCGGCCTACGTGGGCCGCTATCGCCCGGAGCTGGCCCTGCCGGCGGATGTCAGGCTGAGCTACCTCCCTTACGACTGGACCCTCAACGGTTGA
- a CDS encoding DUF2605 domain-containing protein: protein MVPAPSLPDPTGPLLEEILVPLLQDYAESFDRGLLLLEHCPQTVMAAAEQADLRQRLDEARRSLTAARSLRAAAPKPMGLSMETITPWHRLVVEVWSLSAKLRAIGIRP, encoded by the coding sequence ATGGTTCCCGCCCCCTCCCTGCCCGATCCCACCGGCCCGCTGCTGGAGGAGATCCTGGTGCCGCTGCTGCAGGACTACGCCGAGTCCTTCGATCGCGGGCTGCTGCTGCTGGAGCATTGCCCGCAGACGGTGATGGCCGCCGCTGAGCAAGCCGACCTGCGCCAGCGGCTCGATGAAGCCCGCCGCTCCCTGACAGCGGCCCGGTCGCTGCGGGCCGCCGCCCCCAAGCCCATGGGCCTGTCCATGGAAACGATCACCCCCTGGCACCGGCTGGTGGTGGAGGTCTGGAGCCTGTCGGCCAAGTTGCGGGCGATCGGCATCCGACCCTGA
- the aroA gene encoding 3-phosphoshikimate 1-carboxyvinyltransferase — protein sequence MSSSAGVDASRAALPAPLVLPAGGSLRGSVTVPGDKSISHRSLLFGAIAEGTTRIEGLLPAEDPLSTAACLRAMGVTVSPIAAGQVVTVEGVGLDGLQEPAAVLDCGNSGTTMRLMLGLLAGRAGRHFVLSGDASLRSRPMRRVGAPLSQMGARIHGREDGNLAPLAVQGQTLHGSVIGTPVASAQVKSALLLAALTANGPTTVIEPAPTRDHSERMLRAFGADLEVDGDQGRFITVRPGPALRGQTVVVPGDISSAAFWLVAAAITPGAELTVENVGLNPSRTGILDVLAEMGARITVLNSRDVAGEPVGDLHVQHGPLRAFRIEEPMIPRLVDEIPVLAVAACCAEGLSRISGAAELRVKETDRLAVMARQLTAMGARLEEHADGLSIEGPTPLHGAEVDSETDHRVAMSLAVASLVARGDTRLGRPEAAAVSYPGFWDDLARLRH from the coding sequence TTGTCCTCCTCCGCGGGTGTCGATGCGAGCCGGGCCGCCCTGCCGGCGCCCCTGGTGCTGCCGGCCGGCGGCAGCCTGCGGGGCAGCGTCACGGTGCCCGGAGACAAATCGATCTCCCACCGCTCGCTCCTGTTCGGGGCGATCGCCGAGGGCACCACCCGCATCGAGGGGCTGCTGCCCGCCGAAGACCCCCTGAGCACCGCCGCCTGCCTAAGGGCCATGGGCGTCACGGTCTCGCCGATCGCCGCCGGCCAGGTGGTGACCGTCGAGGGGGTGGGCCTCGACGGGCTGCAGGAACCCGCCGCCGTGCTCGATTGCGGCAACTCCGGCACCACCATGCGGCTGATGCTGGGATTGCTGGCCGGCCGGGCGGGGCGCCACTTCGTTCTCAGCGGCGATGCCTCCCTGCGCTCGAGGCCGATGCGCCGGGTGGGGGCCCCCCTGTCCCAGATGGGCGCCCGCATTCACGGACGCGAGGACGGTAACCTCGCCCCCCTGGCGGTGCAGGGGCAGACCCTGCACGGCAGCGTCATCGGCACGCCGGTGGCCTCGGCCCAGGTCAAGAGCGCCCTGCTGCTGGCCGCCCTGACGGCGAACGGGCCCACCACCGTGATCGAACCGGCCCCCACCCGCGACCACAGCGAGCGGATGCTGCGGGCCTTCGGCGCCGACCTGGAGGTGGATGGCGACCAGGGGCGGTTCATCACCGTGCGGCCCGGACCCGCCCTGCGGGGCCAGACCGTGGTCGTGCCTGGCGACATCAGCTCCGCCGCGTTCTGGCTGGTGGCGGCGGCGATCACCCCGGGGGCCGAGCTCACGGTCGAGAACGTGGGGCTGAACCCCAGCCGCACGGGCATTCTCGATGTACTCGCCGAGATGGGCGCCCGGATCACGGTGCTCAACAGCCGTGACGTGGCCGGCGAGCCGGTGGGGGATCTGCACGTCCAGCACGGACCGCTGCGGGCCTTCCGCATCGAAGAGCCGATGATCCCCCGCCTGGTGGATGAGATTCCCGTGTTGGCGGTGGCGGCCTGCTGCGCCGAAGGCCTCAGCCGCATCAGCGGCGCGGCGGAACTGCGGGTGAAGGAAACCGACCGCCTGGCGGTGATGGCCCGCCAGCTGACGGCCATGGGGGCCCGGCTCGAGGAGCACGCCGATGGCCTCAGCATCGAAGGGCCCACCCCGCTGCACGGGGCCGAGGTGGACAGCGAGACCGATCACCGGGTGGCGATGAGCCTGGCGGTGGCCTCCCTGGTGGCCCGGGGCGACACCCGCCTGGGGCGGCCGGAGGCGGCCGCCGTCTCCTACCCCGGCTTCTGGGATGACCTGGCCCGCCTGCGCCACTGA
- a CDS encoding MnmC family methyltransferase yields the protein MTWPACATETAETLPWPELLPRRGGDGSFSLYSGAFDEGFHSAAGALREANEKFVVPAALERFAPGRQLLVAEVAVGTGTNTAALLGAVAAAGLELDWWGLELDHRPLALALADDGFRAQWPAAVIGRLEGLAGGDRLRLGDARRRLPELLDTLAGRCDLVLLDAFSPQRCPQLWSLEFLGRLVRLLRPDGRLLTYSSAAAVRRCLLDLGLDVQAIRPTGGGSGRWSAGTVASLTPLAPHPALRPLEPFEREHLSSRAGLPYRDPRGNASAAEILERRRREQQRSSAPPGRLRPPADPGGLGRSEGHR from the coding sequence ATGACCTGGCCCGCCTGCGCCACTGAGACGGCAGAGACACTCCCGTGGCCGGAGCTGCTGCCCCGGCGGGGGGGCGACGGCAGCTTCAGCCTCTACAGCGGCGCCTTTGACGAGGGCTTCCACAGTGCCGCCGGCGCCCTGCGGGAGGCCAATGAGAAGTTCGTGGTCCCGGCGGCGCTCGAGCGCTTCGCCCCGGGCCGGCAGCTGCTGGTGGCGGAGGTGGCCGTCGGCACCGGCACCAACACCGCCGCGCTGCTCGGCGCCGTCGCCGCCGCTGGGCTGGAGCTGGACTGGTGGGGCCTGGAGCTGGACCACCGACCCCTGGCCCTCGCCCTGGCGGACGACGGCTTCCGGGCCCAGTGGCCCGCCGCGGTGATCGGCCGGCTGGAGGGCCTGGCCGGCGGCGACCGGTTGCGGCTCGGCGATGCCCGCCGCCGGCTGCCGGAGCTGCTGGACACGCTGGCCGGCCGCTGCGACCTGGTGCTGCTGGATGCCTTCTCCCCCCAGCGCTGCCCCCAGCTCTGGAGCCTGGAGTTCCTGGGGCGGCTGGTGCGGCTACTGCGTCCCGACGGCCGGCTGCTCACCTACAGCTCCGCGGCGGCGGTGCGCCGCTGCCTGCTGGATCTGGGTCTGGACGTGCAGGCGATCCGGCCGACGGGGGGCGGATCCGGGCGCTGGAGCGCCGGAACGGTGGCCAGCCTCACCCCCCTGGCCCCCCATCCGGCCCTGCGGCCCCTGGAGCCCTTCGAACGGGAGCACCTCTCCAGCCGTGCCGGCCTGCCCTACCGGGACCCCCGCGGCAACGCCAGCGCCGCCGAGATCCTGGAGCGGCGGCGGCGGGAGCAGCAGCGCAGCTCCGCCCCACCGGGGAGGCTGCGGCCGCCGGCGGATCCCGGTGGACTGGGCCGCTCCGAAGGGCACCGGTAG
- the glmU gene encoding bifunctional UDP-N-acetylglucosamine diphosphorylase/glucosamine-1-phosphate N-acetyltransferase GlmU, with protein MLAVAVLAAGKGTRMKSALPKVLQPLAGATLVERVLGSCHRLAPDRQLLVVGHQAERVERTLAGVEGLEFVLQQPQNGTGHAVQQLLGPLEGFEGELLVLNGDVPLLRPETLESLLTTHRSSGAAVTLLTARLADPTGYGRVFADGGGQVSGIVEHRDCTDEQLGNTLTNAGIYCFDWARLAAVLPQLSSDNDQGELYLTDTVALLQPAMHLAVDDPNEVAGINDRLQLAHCEAVLQERLRRHWMAEGVSFTDPASCTLSEHTRFGRDVLVEPQCHFRGVTSIGEGCRIGPGCLIENSQLAAEVEVIHSVLRDSHVERGCVIGPFAQLRAGAHLAEGCRIGNFVEVKNSRLGEGCKANHLSYLGDADLGAEVNIGAGTITANFDGVRKHRTVIGSGSKTGANSVLVAPITLGAGVTVGAGSTLTKNVPAGALALGRARQLVKENWNAAAPRQEQEVAG; from the coding sequence ATGCTCGCCGTTGCCGTCCTGGCCGCCGGGAAAGGGACCCGCATGAAGAGTGCCCTGCCGAAGGTGCTCCAGCCCCTGGCCGGAGCCACCCTGGTGGAACGGGTGCTGGGCAGCTGCCACCGGCTCGCCCCCGACCGCCAACTGCTGGTGGTCGGGCACCAGGCTGAGCGGGTGGAGCGCACCCTGGCTGGCGTGGAGGGCCTGGAGTTCGTGCTGCAGCAGCCCCAGAACGGCACCGGCCATGCGGTGCAGCAGCTGCTCGGGCCGCTGGAGGGCTTCGAAGGCGAGCTGCTGGTGCTGAACGGCGACGTACCGCTACTGCGGCCGGAGACCCTGGAATCCCTGCTGACCACCCATCGAAGCAGTGGCGCGGCGGTGACCCTGCTCACCGCGCGGCTGGCTGACCCGACCGGCTACGGCCGCGTCTTCGCTGATGGGGGGGGGCAGGTGAGCGGCATCGTGGAGCATCGTGACTGCACGGACGAGCAGCTCGGCAACACCCTCACCAATGCCGGCATCTACTGCTTCGACTGGGCCCGGCTGGCGGCGGTGCTGCCCCAGCTGAGCAGCGACAACGACCAGGGCGAGCTCTACCTCACCGACACCGTGGCCCTGCTGCAGCCAGCCATGCACCTGGCGGTGGACGACCCCAACGAGGTGGCCGGCATCAACGACCGCCTGCAGCTGGCCCACTGTGAGGCGGTGCTGCAGGAGCGGTTGCGGCGTCACTGGATGGCGGAGGGGGTGAGCTTCACCGATCCCGCCAGCTGCACCCTCAGTGAGCACACCCGCTTCGGCCGCGATGTGCTAGTGGAGCCCCAGTGCCATTTCCGCGGCGTCACCAGCATCGGCGAGGGCTGCCGTATCGGCCCGGGCTGTCTGATCGAGAACAGCCAGCTGGCCGCCGAGGTGGAAGTGATCCATTCGGTGCTGCGCGACAGCCACGTGGAACGCGGCTGCGTCATCGGGCCGTTCGCCCAACTGCGGGCCGGGGCCCACCTGGCCGAAGGCTGCCGCATCGGCAATTTCGTGGAAGTCAAGAACAGCCGGCTGGGGGAGGGCTGCAAGGCCAACCACCTCAGCTACCTGGGCGATGCCGACCTGGGCGCCGAAGTGAACATCGGGGCCGGAACGATCACCGCCAACTTCGACGGGGTGCGCAAGCACCGCACCGTGATCGGTAGCGGCAGCAAGACCGGTGCCAATTCGGTGCTGGTGGCGCCGATCACCCTCGGCGCCGGGGTCACGGTGGGGGCCGGCTCCACCCTCACCAAGAACGTGCCCGCCGGGGCCCTGGCCCTGGGCCGGGCCCGCCAATTGGTGAAGGAAAACTGGAACGCCGCCGCACCCCGCCAGGAGCAGGAGGTGGCGGGGTGA
- a CDS encoding VOC family protein, with protein sequence MAINPVIWFELYVDDMARARAFYETVFQLTLEPMSDAGMEYYAFPMQDDQLGAGGALAKMEGMAPGGGGTLIYFHCDDCAVEESRVAGAGGTVLKPKMSIGPYGFMSLVRDTEGNTIGLHSQA encoded by the coding sequence ATGGCCATCAATCCCGTCATCTGGTTTGAGCTCTACGTCGACGACATGGCCCGGGCCCGGGCCTTCTACGAGACCGTGTTCCAGCTGACGCTGGAGCCCATGTCCGATGCGGGCATGGAGTACTACGCCTTCCCGATGCAGGACGACCAGCTGGGGGCCGGAGGCGCCCTGGCGAAAATGGAGGGCATGGCCCCGGGTGGGGGCGGCACCCTGATCTATTTCCACTGCGACGACTGCGCCGTGGAGGAAAGCCGGGTGGCTGGCGCCGGTGGCACGGTGCTTAAACCGAAGATGTCGATCGGCCCCTACGGCTTCATGAGCCTGGTGCGCGACACCGAAGGGAACACCATCGGGCTCCACTCCCAGGCATGA
- a CDS encoding TspO/MBR family protein: protein MTPSVPAARFRWWHGAAILVAANAVSFWPAGVLGDAAFYTSFRLPPYAPPDWLLAPLWLVLNITSLVALARVANLDVPDGAGRRRALVLVSEAAGWLLFAVFTTFFFWLHSPVLAAVDTVAGLGVAAVSVAAAAKLDRPAAGLIGLRLLWLLLASAVAVSVALHNPDPFLAAAPAPGVEALQ, encoded by the coding sequence ATGACGCCATCGGTCCCTGCCGCCCGCTTCCGCTGGTGGCATGGCGCCGCGATCCTGGTGGCCGCCAATGCCGTCAGCTTCTGGCCGGCGGGGGTGCTGGGCGATGCCGCCTTCTACACCAGCTTCCGCCTGCCCCCCTACGCCCCACCGGACTGGCTGTTGGCCCCCCTGTGGCTGGTGCTGAACATCACCTCCCTCGTGGCCCTGGCGCGGGTGGCCAACCTGGATGTGCCAGACGGCGCCGGCCGGCGCCGGGCCTTGGTGCTGGTCTCGGAAGCGGCGGGGTGGCTGCTGTTCGCCGTGTTCACCACCTTTTTCTTCTGGCTGCACAGCCCTGTGCTGGCAGCGGTGGATACGGTGGCGGGGCTGGGGGTGGCCGCCGTGAGCGTGGCGGCGGCGGCCAAGCTGGATCGGCCCGCCGCCGGCCTGATCGGCCTGCGGCTGCTGTGGCTGCTGCTGGCCAGTGCCGTGGCGGTGAGCGTGGCCCTTCACAACCCCGACCCGTTCCTAGCCGCCGCCCCGGCGCCAGGTGTGGAAGCGCTCCAGTAG
- a CDS encoding FAD-dependent oxidoreductase, with protein sequence MSSPAQEDPPGAPVGRLLAIALVLAGVILFFSQGWYRQLDLAALQASRAQLVAWRQAAPLATAAGYLLVYVLVTGLSLPGATALTLAGGAVFGLMQGTVLVSLGSTLGATAACLLARTLLREPVRRRFGHRLGPIEAGVRRDGAAYLLSLRLVPVVPFFLVNLLMGLTPMPLRSFAVVSQLGMLPATLVYVNAGTQLAQLTSLSGLLSPALVGSFALLGLLPWIVKLLLARWRLWRLYRPWSRPRHFDRNLIVIGAGAAGLVTAYIAATVRAKVTLVERQRMGGDCLNTGCVPSKALISSARLAARLRHADRYGLIPHEPQVDLRQVLDRVRQKVAAIAPHDSVERYTALGVDVRLGQARLISPWEVAITAADGTETVLSARAIVLATGAAPVIPEVPGMASVRVLTSETLWDALAEHPSPRPSLVVLGGGPIGCELGQALAQLGLSVTLLQRNARLLPREDPEVGALVREALERDGVRVHTGCRLERVEPGPTGGVRVLAALDGQTVCLEADELLCAVGRQARLEGHGLEALGIPTGRTITTSPHLQTLYPNIYAAGDAAGPWQFTHTAAHQAWYAAVNGLFDPLRFAVDGRVIPRTTFTDPEVARVGLSESEAIEQGVAFEVTRFDLAELDRAIVESAQIGFVKVLTVPGKDRILGVTIVAEQAGELLAEFVLAMKWNLGLGKVMGAIHAYPTLAEANKYVAGSWKKAHAPQRTLALLERFHTWRRGGG encoded by the coding sequence GTGAGCTCCCCAGCCCAGGAGGATCCCCCCGGCGCACCCGTTGGGCGTCTGCTGGCCATTGCCCTTGTGCTGGCTGGGGTGATCCTGTTCTTCAGCCAGGGGTGGTATCGCCAACTGGATCTCGCCGCCCTGCAGGCCTCCCGTGCCCAGCTCGTGGCCTGGCGCCAGGCGGCTCCGCTGGCCACCGCCGCCGGCTACCTGCTGGTGTACGTGCTGGTGACGGGTCTCTCCCTGCCGGGCGCCACCGCGCTCACGCTGGCGGGCGGCGCCGTCTTCGGCCTGATGCAGGGCACGGTTCTGGTGTCGCTGGGATCCACCCTCGGCGCCACTGCGGCCTGCCTGCTGGCCCGCACCCTGCTGCGGGAGCCGGTGCGGCGCCGCTTCGGCCACCGCCTGGGGCCGATCGAGGCGGGCGTCCGCCGTGACGGGGCCGCCTATCTGCTCAGTCTGCGGCTGGTGCCCGTGGTGCCGTTTTTCCTGGTGAACCTGCTGATGGGCCTCACCCCCATGCCCCTGCGCTCGTTTGCCGTTGTGTCCCAGCTGGGCATGCTGCCGGCCACCCTCGTCTACGTGAACGCCGGCACCCAGCTGGCCCAGCTCACCAGCCTGAGCGGCCTGCTCTCGCCGGCCCTGGTCGGTTCCTTCGCCCTGCTCGGCCTGCTGCCCTGGATCGTGAAGCTGCTGCTGGCCCGCTGGCGGCTCTGGCGGCTCTACCGCCCCTGGAGCCGCCCCCGCCACTTCGATCGCAACCTGATCGTCATTGGAGCCGGGGCGGCTGGCCTCGTCACCGCCTACATCGCCGCCACGGTGCGGGCGAAGGTGACCCTGGTGGAGCGGCAGCGCATGGGCGGCGACTGCCTCAACACCGGCTGCGTGCCCAGCAAGGCCCTGATCAGTTCCGCCCGCCTCGCCGCGCGCCTGCGCCACGCCGACCGCTATGGCCTCATTCCCCACGAGCCCCAGGTGGATCTGCGCCAGGTGCTGGATCGGGTGCGGCAGAAGGTGGCGGCCATCGCCCCCCACGACAGCGTCGAGCGCTACACCGCCCTGGGGGTGGATGTGCGGCTTGGCCAGGCCCGCCTGATCAGCCCCTGGGAGGTGGCGATCACCGCCGCCGATGGCACCGAGACCGTGCTGTCAGCCCGCGCCATCGTGCTGGCCACCGGTGCCGCGCCGGTGATCCCTGAGGTGCCCGGCATGGCTTCGGTGCGGGTGCTCACCAGTGAAACCCTCTGGGACGCCCTGGCGGAGCACCCATCCCCGAGGCCCAGCCTGGTGGTGCTGGGCGGCGGCCCGATCGGCTGCGAGCTTGGCCAGGCCCTGGCCCAGCTGGGCCTGTCGGTGACCCTGCTGCAACGCAACGCCCGGCTCCTGCCCCGGGAAGATCCTGAGGTGGGGGCGCTTGTGCGCGAAGCGCTGGAGCGCGACGGCGTCCGTGTTCATACCGGTTGCCGGCTGGAGCGCGTTGAGCCTGGGCCAACCGGGGGTGTGCGCGTGCTGGCCGCGCTGGACGGCCAGACCGTCTGCCTGGAGGCCGACGAGCTGCTCTGCGCCGTGGGCCGCCAGGCCCGGCTGGAGGGCCACGGCCTCGAGGCCCTGGGCATTCCCACCGGCCGCACGATCACCACCAGCCCCCACCTGCAGACGCTTTACCCCAACATCTACGCCGCCGGAGACGCGGCCGGCCCCTGGCAGTTCACCCACACGGCGGCCCACCAGGCCTGGTACGCGGCCGTGAACGGGCTCTTTGATCCGCTGCGCTTCGCCGTCGATGGCCGCGTCATTCCCCGCACCACCTTCACCGATCCGGAGGTGGCCCGGGTGGGGCTGAGCGAGTCCGAGGCGATCGAGCAGGGGGTGGCTTTCGAGGTCACCCGCTTCGACCTGGCCGAGCTGGATCGGGCCATCGTCGAATCGGCTCAGATCGGCTTCGTGAAGGTGCTCACCGTGCCGGGCAAGGACAGGATCCTGGGGGTCACGATCGTGGCGGAGCAGGCCGGGGAGCTGCTGGCTGAGTTCGTCCTTGCGATGAAGTGGAACCTGGGCCTGGGCAAGGTGATGGGCGCGATCCACGCCTATCCCACCCTCGCCGAGGCCAACAAGTACGTCGCCGGGAGCTGGAAGAAGGCCCACGCCCCCCAGCGCACCCTGGCCCTACTGGAGCGCTTCCACACCTGGCGCCGGGGCGGCGGCTAG
- a CDS encoding NAD(P)/FAD-dependent oxidoreductase, which produces MIGAQRILVLGGGFAGLWSALAAARQLDLMGIGPDTIEVLLVNRDAFHGLRVRNYEADLSPLRIPLEAVLGPAGVSWLVGEVSHLDTAAHTVRVLSEAGPLILPYDRLVVALGSQLLRPPVPGLAAHGFDVDTYGGASRLKQHLEALAERRGGPGRFTAVVVGAGLTGIEAACELPARLRAVQERADLVGPVRVVLVDHNPQVGSDMGDSARPVIEEALAGLDVELRLGVRVDGLDGSSIRFDSGEVIATETVVWCAGMRANPLAAACGVPTDALGRLPVDAALRVEGLGGVFAAGDSARLSLEDGHSTVMSCQHGRPMGRFAGHNAVCDLLGLPLLPLRIDWYTTILDLGPWGALYTEGWDRQVVATGETAKRTKRLINGERIVPPLSGDRAEILAAAAPVVQRPPPLQPEGRQP; this is translated from the coding sequence ATGATCGGAGCCCAGCGAATCCTGGTGCTGGGCGGTGGCTTTGCCGGGCTCTGGAGTGCCCTTGCGGCCGCCCGGCAGCTTGACCTGATGGGGATCGGCCCCGACACCATCGAGGTGCTTCTCGTCAACCGTGATGCCTTCCATGGCCTCCGCGTGCGCAACTACGAGGCCGACCTCTCGCCGCTGAGGATTCCGCTGGAGGCGGTGCTCGGCCCCGCCGGGGTGAGCTGGCTGGTGGGGGAGGTGAGCCACCTGGACACGGCCGCCCACACCGTCCGCGTGCTGAGCGAGGCTGGCCCCCTGATCCTTCCCTACGACCGGCTGGTCGTTGCCCTGGGCAGCCAGCTGCTGCGGCCTCCGGTCCCTGGCCTGGCTGCGCATGGCTTCGATGTGGACACCTACGGCGGCGCCTCCCGGCTCAAGCAGCACCTGGAGGCCTTGGCGGAACGTCGCGGGGGTCCGGGCCGCTTCACGGCCGTGGTGGTGGGGGCCGGCCTGACCGGTATCGAGGCCGCCTGCGAGCTGCCGGCCCGTCTGCGGGCCGTGCAGGAGCGTGCCGATCTGGTCGGGCCGGTGCGCGTCGTGCTGGTGGACCACAACCCCCAGGTGGGCTCCGACATGGGGGATTCGGCCCGGCCCGTGATCGAAGAGGCCCTGGCCGGCCTGGACGTGGAGCTGCGGCTCGGGGTCCGGGTGGACGGCCTTGATGGGTCGTCGATCCGCTTCGATTCCGGCGAAGTCATCGCCACGGAGACGGTGGTCTGGTGTGCCGGGATGCGCGCCAACCCGCTGGCCGCCGCCTGCGGCGTGCCCACCGATGCCCTCGGCCGGCTGCCGGTCGATGCCGCTCTGCGGGTCGAGGGGCTGGGCGGTGTGTTCGCCGCCGGCGACAGTGCCCGCCTGTCCCTGGAGGATGGCCACAGCACGGTCATGTCCTGTCAGCACGGCCGGCCCATGGGCCGGTTCGCCGGGCACAACGCCGTCTGCGATCTGCTGGGCCTGCCGCTGTTGCCGCTGCGGATCGACTGGTACACGACCATCCTGGATCTGGGTCCCTGGGGGGCCCTGTACACCGAGGGCTGGGACCGTCAGGTCGTCGCCACCGGGGAGACGGCCAAACGCACCAAACGGTTGATCAATGGCGAGCGCATCGTCCCGCCCTTGAGCGGCGACCGGGCCGAGATCCTCGCCGCCGCGGCTCCGGTGGTCCAGCGCCCACCACCGCTCCAGCCCGAGGGGAGGCAGCCGTGA